The following coding sequences lie in one Myxococcus stipitatus genomic window:
- a CDS encoding HEAT repeat domain-containing protein, whose translation MNDELPTADLVRRLATGSQLECIAAAKELARRKDRTVLSEVTNVLRRGESGHAREMAAWLLGELSPGTDLTRDALHATIIDPDATERLRGQAIESLGNQVSHLKGGDVYERVADVLIPLLQHPSVEIPYNAVSALGVMRCRRARAELVRLAAQDRRTYRGLETIGQKAQFAIECIDCEPHGR comes from the coding sequence ATGAATGACGAGTTGCCGACTGCTGACCTTGTTCGACGCTTGGCCACGGGCTCGCAGTTGGAATGCATCGCAGCCGCAAAGGAGCTCGCCCGCCGGAAGGACCGTACGGTGCTTTCCGAAGTGACCAACGTCCTGCGACGCGGTGAATCCGGGCATGCCCGGGAGATGGCTGCGTGGTTGCTCGGAGAACTGAGCCCAGGCACCGACCTCACCCGCGATGCGCTCCACGCAACCATCATCGACCCGGACGCGACGGAGCGCCTGCGAGGCCAGGCGATAGAGTCGTTGGGCAATCAGGTGAGTCACCTGAAGGGTGGCGACGTTTACGAGCGCGTCGCTGATGTCCTCATCCCGCTCCTGCAACATCCGTCGGTGGAGATCCCCTACAACGCCGTCTCCGCGCTTGGGGTGATGCGCTGCCGTCGCGCTCGCGCGGAGTTGGTGAGACTCGCCGCGCAGGACCGCCGCACGTACAGGGGGCTGGAAACGATAGGCCAGAAAGCTCAGTTCGCAATCGAATGCATCGACTGCGAACCGCATGGCCGCTGA